In Arachis hypogaea cultivar Tifrunner chromosome 2, arahy.Tifrunner.gnm2.J5K5, whole genome shotgun sequence, a genomic segment contains:
- the LOC140176674 gene encoding uncharacterized protein, which translates to MTTQMKHNWEPPTTTLIKINVDAAISNGNNGGVEAVIRNGMGHILTAAIWPTTQPLEAHETEALAIYLGMKLAKECCFMEIVVESDCIEVVNALKHGRPNPTCFRAFVVDALSLICNFRLMAFTHVKQSGNKVAHELAKE; encoded by the coding sequence ATGACCACCCAAATGAAGCATAATTGGGAACCACCAACTACCACTCTCATTAAAATTAATGTGGATGCAGCCATATCCAATGGTAATAATGGAGGAGTTGAAGCGGTGATTAGGAATGGTATGGGTCACATTCTTACAGCAGCAATATGGCCCACAACACAACCACTTGAAGCCCATGAAACAGAGGCTCTTGCAATATATTTGGGGATGAAGCTAGCAAAAGAATGTTGCTTTATGGAGATTGTTGTAGAGAGTGATTGCATAGAAGTGGTAAATGCACTCAAACACGGTAGACCAAACCCAACTTGCTTCAGAGCTTTTGTAGTAGATGCTCTATCTTTGATATGTAACTTTAGATTAATGGCTTTCACTCATGTTAAACAAAGTGGAAACAAAGTAGCCCATGAATTAGCAAAAGAgtag
- the LOC112740510 gene encoding uncharacterized protein yields the protein MGWKAAEKLIRHWKIVRGDNVMIIRGKDKGESGVIKRVIRSQNRVIVEGKNLVKKHIKAGPSHEGGIFTVEAPLHASNVQVVDPVTGKPCKVGIKYLEDGTKVRVSRGIGTSGSIIPRPEILKIRTTPRPTQPGPKDTPMEHVLEKTYDAKTGMGMPDL from the exons ATGGGTTGGAAAGCTGCAGAGAAACTTATTAGACACTGGAAAATTGTCAGAGGTGACAAT GTTATGATCATAAGGGGTAAAGATAAGGGTGAGTCTGGGGTCATTAAACGTGTTATTCGTTCCCAGAATCGTGTTATTGTCGAGGGTAAAAATTTG GTAAAGAAACATATCAAGGCAGGGCCAAGTCATGAAGGGGGGATCTTTACAGTTGAAGCCCCACTTCATGCCTCCAATGTGCAAGTCGTTGACCCAGTTACAGG GAAGCCTTGCAAGGTTGGGATTAAATATCTTGAAGATGGTACTAAAGTCAGAGTATCCAGAGGAATAGGAACATCTGGGTCCATAATCCCTCGACCTGAGATCCTCAAGATAAGAACTACACCAAGACCTACACAAC CTGGTCCCAAAGATACTCCAATGGAGCATGTGTTAGAGAAGACTTATGATGCTAAAACAGGGATGGGCATGCCTGATCTTTGA